A single genomic interval of Streptomyces graminofaciens harbors:
- the rpmB gene encoding 50S ribosomal protein L28 has product MAANCDVCGKGPGFGNNISHSHRRTSRRWNPNIQRVRTVVGGTPKRVNACTSCIKAGKVSR; this is encoded by the coding sequence GTGGCTGCCAACTGCGACGTCTGCGGCAAGGGGCCGGGCTTCGGCAACAACATCTCGCACTCGCACCGCCGTACGTCCCGCCGCTGGAACCCGAACATCCAGCGCGTCCGTACCGTGGTCGGCGGGACGCCGAAGCGCGTGAACGCTTGCACCTCGTGCATCAAGGCCGGCAAGGTCTCGCGCTGA
- the thiD gene encoding bifunctional hydroxymethylpyrimidine kinase/phosphomethylpyrimidine kinase, with amino-acid sequence MSPAPPRVLTVAGSDSGGGAGIQADVKTMLALGVHGMSVITAVTAQNSLGVQGAWELPVEAVRAQYRSVVDDIGVQAVKTGMLASAELVEAVAALLDGTDAPVVVDPVGVSKHGDPLLAASALDSVRAKLLPVATVATPNLDEVAQLTGVRVENESGMREAARAVLAYGPRWALIKGGHLSGDAVDLLTDGSEEHWLRAPRYDNRHTHGTGCTLASAIASRLAHGDCVPEAVTAAKEYVTGAIAAGFALGGGIGPVDHGWRFR; translated from the coding sequence ATGAGCCCGGCGCCACCGAGAGTGCTCACCGTGGCCGGCTCCGACTCCGGCGGTGGCGCGGGCATCCAGGCCGATGTGAAGACGATGCTCGCGCTCGGCGTGCACGGCATGAGCGTGATCACGGCGGTCACCGCGCAGAACTCCCTCGGGGTGCAGGGCGCTTGGGAGCTGCCCGTGGAGGCCGTACGGGCCCAGTACCGCAGTGTCGTCGACGACATCGGCGTCCAGGCGGTCAAGACCGGCATGCTGGCCTCGGCCGAACTGGTCGAGGCGGTCGCCGCATTGCTCGACGGCACGGACGCGCCGGTCGTCGTCGACCCGGTCGGCGTCTCCAAGCACGGCGACCCGCTGCTCGCCGCGTCCGCCCTGGACTCCGTACGCGCGAAGCTGCTGCCGGTCGCGACCGTCGCGACCCCGAACCTCGACGAGGTGGCCCAACTCACGGGCGTACGGGTCGAGAACGAGTCGGGGATGCGCGAGGCCGCCCGGGCCGTGCTGGCGTACGGCCCCCGGTGGGCGCTGATCAAGGGCGGGCATCTGTCCGGTGACGCCGTGGACCTGCTGACCGACGGCTCCGAGGAGCACTGGCTGCGGGCGCCCAGGTACGACAACCGGCACACGCACGGCACGGGCTGCACCCTCGCCTCCGCGATCGCCTCACGGCTGGCGCACGGCGACTGCGTGCCGGAGGCCGTGACGGCGGCCAAGGAGTACGTCACCGGGGCGATAGCGGCCGGGTTCGCGCTCGGTGGGGGGATCGGGCCGGTGGATCACGGGTGGCGGTTCCGGTAG
- a CDS encoding thiamine-phosphate kinase, with protein sequence MKGTVGELGEFGLIRELTSRLTTTPAVRIGPGDDAAVVAAPDRRVVASTDLLLEGRHFRRDWSTAYDVGRKAAAQNLADIAAMGAVPTALLLGLVAPAELPVTWATELMDGLRDECQVAGAAVVGGDVVRGDTIMISITALGDLRNHEPVTRGGAQPGDVVAVTGWLGWSAAGHAVLSRGFRSPRAFVEAHRRPEPPYHAGPAAAELGATAMCDVSDGLIADLGHIAEASKCRIDIRSGAIDVPSQMYDIGQAVGVDPIQWVLTGGEDHAIVATFPPDVKLPARWKVIGEVLNPSALPQVTVDGAPWTSKGGWDHFGDIES encoded by the coding sequence ATGAAGGGCACCGTGGGAGAGCTGGGGGAGTTCGGGCTCATCAGGGAGCTCACCTCCCGGCTCACCACCACCCCGGCGGTCCGGATCGGCCCCGGCGACGACGCGGCCGTGGTGGCCGCCCCGGACCGCAGGGTCGTGGCGAGCACCGACCTGCTCCTGGAGGGGCGGCACTTCCGCCGCGACTGGTCCACGGCGTACGACGTCGGGCGCAAGGCGGCGGCGCAGAACCTCGCCGACATCGCCGCCATGGGTGCCGTACCGACCGCGCTGCTCCTCGGCCTGGTCGCCCCCGCCGAACTCCCGGTGACGTGGGCCACCGAGCTGATGGACGGCCTGCGCGACGAGTGCCAGGTCGCGGGCGCGGCCGTGGTGGGCGGCGACGTCGTACGCGGCGACACGATCATGATCTCGATCACCGCGCTCGGTGATCTGCGCAACCACGAGCCCGTGACCAGGGGCGGAGCCCAGCCCGGCGACGTCGTGGCCGTCACCGGCTGGCTCGGCTGGTCCGCCGCCGGGCACGCGGTGCTCTCCCGGGGCTTCCGCTCGCCGCGCGCCTTCGTGGAGGCCCACCGGCGCCCCGAGCCGCCGTACCACGCGGGTCCGGCCGCCGCCGAGCTGGGCGCGACCGCGATGTGCGACGTGAGTGACGGGCTGATCGCGGATCTGGGGCACATCGCGGAGGCGAGCAAGTGCCGGATCGACATCCGCTCGGGCGCGATCGACGTCCCGTCCCAGATGTACGACATCGGGCAGGCCGTCGGGGTCGACCCCATCCAGTGGGTGCTCACCGGCGGCGAGGACCACGCGATCGTGGCGACGTTCCCGCCGGATGTGAAGCTGCCCGCCAGGTGGAAGGTGATCGGCGAGGTCCTGAACCCGTCGGCGCTGCCCCAGGTGACCGTGGACGGGGCGCCCTGGACCAGCAAGGGCGGCTGGGACCACTTCGGGGACATCGAGTCATGA
- a CDS encoding Lrp/AsnC family transcriptional regulator has protein sequence MVQAYILIQTEVGKASTVAEQISKIPGVLQAEDVTGPYDVIVRAQADTVDELGRMVVAKVQQVEGITRTLTCPVVHL, from the coding sequence GTGGTACAGGCGTACATCCTGATCCAGACGGAGGTCGGCAAGGCGTCGACCGTCGCCGAGCAGATCAGCAAGATCCCTGGGGTCCTCCAGGCAGAGGACGTGACAGGTCCGTACGACGTCATCGTGCGCGCGCAGGCCGACACCGTCGACGAGCTCGGTCGCATGGTGGTCGCGAAGGTCCAGCAAGTGGAAGGGATCACCCGAACTCTGACCTGCCCGGTCGTGCACCTGTAG
- a CDS encoding DUF3515 domain-containing protein — MNFSRHRLLGLPALVLLIASAGCSSADDGGSAAVPSPDAEVTKLCRNLDEALPRKVDGQSRRDPEPASALTAGWGDPAIILRCGVPQPPKMIDPDVPVGRDPDAVAGTVDGIDWLMEKREDGSYRFTTANRSAYVEVTVSKERAGEDTSPVLVALTPAIKKAIPEGVAS; from the coding sequence GTGAACTTCTCGCGTCACCGGCTTCTCGGTCTGCCCGCCCTCGTACTGTTGATCGCCTCCGCGGGCTGCTCCTCAGCAGACGACGGTGGTTCGGCGGCGGTTCCCAGCCCGGACGCGGAGGTCACGAAGCTGTGCCGGAACCTGGACGAGGCGCTGCCGCGCAAGGTGGACGGTCAGAGCCGCCGGGACCCTGAGCCGGCCTCCGCGCTGACGGCAGGCTGGGGCGACCCGGCGATCATACTGCGCTGCGGGGTGCCCCAGCCGCCCAAGATGATCGACCCTGATGTGCCGGTCGGGCGCGATCCGGACGCGGTGGCCGGCACGGTGGACGGCATCGACTGGCTGATGGAGAAGCGGGAGGACGGCTCCTACCGCTTCACCACCGCGAATCGCTCGGCGTACGTGGAGGTGACGGTTTCGAAGGAGCGGGCGGGCGAGGACACATCGCCGGTGCTCGTCGCTCTCACGCCGGCGATCAAGAAGGCGATCCCTGAGGGCGTGGCGAGCTGA
- a CDS encoding D-alanine--D-alanine ligase family protein has product MSSENLPQSPEQPSRKPRVAVVFGGRSSEHGISVVTAGAVLRAIDRTKYDVLPIGITRDGRWALTADEPERMAITERRTPEVEELAESREGGVVLPVDPANREVVYSEPGSVPKALGEVDVVFPVLHGPYGEDGTLQGMLELSGVPYVGSGVLASAVGQDKEYMKRVFTSFGLKVGPYAVIRPREWQLDESAARKKIIDFAGEHGWPLFVKPARAGSSIGITKVEDLTDLDEAIAEAQRHDPKILVEAALRGREIECGVLEFEDGPRASVPAEIPPPSAHAYYDFEAKYIDSTPGIVPAPLTPEETAEVQRLAVDAFEAASCEGLVRADFFLTEGGDFVINEINTMPGFTPISMYPAMWKASGIEYAELVDLLVQAALRRSTGLR; this is encoded by the coding sequence ATGAGCAGCGAGAACCTCCCCCAGAGCCCTGAGCAGCCGTCCCGCAAGCCGCGCGTGGCCGTCGTCTTCGGCGGCCGCAGCTCGGAACACGGGATCTCCGTGGTCACGGCCGGCGCCGTACTGCGCGCCATCGACCGGACGAAGTACGACGTCCTGCCGATCGGCATCACGCGCGACGGCCGTTGGGCGCTCACCGCCGACGAACCGGAACGCATGGCGATCACCGAGCGCCGTACGCCCGAGGTCGAGGAACTCGCCGAGTCGCGGGAGGGCGGCGTCGTCCTCCCGGTCGACCCCGCCAACCGCGAAGTCGTCTACAGCGAGCCCGGTTCGGTACCCAAGGCGCTCGGCGAGGTCGACGTCGTCTTCCCCGTCCTGCACGGCCCGTACGGCGAGGACGGCACCCTCCAGGGCATGCTGGAGCTCTCCGGCGTCCCCTACGTGGGCTCCGGCGTACTCGCCTCGGCCGTCGGCCAGGACAAGGAGTACATGAAGCGGGTGTTCACCTCCTTCGGGCTCAAGGTCGGCCCGTATGCGGTGATCCGGCCGCGCGAGTGGCAGCTGGACGAGTCGGCCGCCCGCAAGAAGATCATCGACTTCGCCGGTGAGCACGGCTGGCCGCTGTTCGTGAAGCCCGCGCGCGCGGGGTCGTCGATCGGCATCACCAAGGTCGAGGACCTCACCGACCTCGACGAGGCGATCGCCGAGGCCCAGCGGCACGACCCGAAGATCCTCGTCGAGGCGGCGCTGCGCGGCCGCGAGATCGAGTGCGGCGTCCTGGAGTTCGAGGACGGCCCGCGCGCGTCCGTCCCCGCCGAGATCCCGCCGCCGAGCGCTCACGCGTACTACGACTTCGAGGCCAAGTACATCGACTCGACGCCGGGGATCGTGCCCGCGCCGCTGACGCCGGAGGAGACCGCTGAGGTCCAGCGGCTCGCGGTGGACGCGTTCGAGGCGGCGTCGTGCGAGGGGCTGGTGCGGGCGGACTTCTTCCTCACGGAGGGGGGCGACTTCGTCATCAACGAGATCAACACGATGCCGGGGTTCACGCCGATCTCGATGTACCCGGCGATGTGGAAGGCGAGCGGGATCGAGTACGCCGAGTTGGTGGACCTCTTGGTGCAGGCCGCTCTGCGGCGTTCGACGGGGCTGCGGTAG
- a CDS encoding NAD(P)H-dependent glycerol-3-phosphate dehydrogenase → MSKPVKAAVFGTGSWGTAFGMVLADAGCDVVLWGRRPELADAVNSTRTNPDYLPGVELPENLRATSDPAEAAAGADFTVLAVPSQTLRANLAEWVPLLAPDTVLVSLMKGVELGSAMRMSEVVEDVAKVGQDRIAVVTGPNLAREIASRMPAASVVACTDEAVAQRLQAACHTPYFRPYTNTDVVGCELGGAVKNVIGLAVGIADGMGLGDNAKGSLITRGLAETTRLGLAMGADPLTFSGLAGLGDLVATCSSPLSRNHTFGTNLGRGMTLQETIAVTKQTAEGVKSCESVLDLARRHGVDMPITETVVGIVHEGKPTVVALKELMSRSAKPERR, encoded by the coding sequence GTGAGCAAGCCGGTCAAGGCGGCCGTCTTCGGCACCGGTTCATGGGGCACGGCCTTCGGCATGGTGCTCGCCGACGCGGGGTGTGATGTCGTGCTGTGGGGGCGGCGTCCGGAGCTCGCGGACGCGGTCAACTCCACCCGGACCAACCCGGACTACCTGCCGGGTGTGGAACTCCCGGAGAACCTGCGGGCCACCTCGGACCCCGCCGAGGCGGCTGCCGGGGCCGACTTCACGGTTCTTGCCGTCCCGTCCCAGACCCTGCGCGCCAACCTCGCCGAATGGGTGCCCCTGCTGGCGCCCGACACCGTCCTCGTCTCGCTCATGAAAGGCGTCGAACTCGGTTCCGCCATGCGGATGAGCGAGGTCGTCGAGGACGTCGCGAAGGTCGGCCAGGACCGTATCGCCGTGGTCACCGGGCCCAACCTGGCGCGCGAGATCGCCTCCCGGATGCCGGCCGCGTCCGTGGTCGCGTGTACCGACGAGGCGGTCGCCCAGCGGCTCCAGGCCGCCTGCCACACGCCGTACTTCCGGCCGTACACGAACACCGACGTGGTCGGCTGCGAGCTGGGCGGCGCGGTGAAGAACGTCATCGGTCTCGCCGTCGGCATCGCGGACGGCATGGGTCTCGGGGACAACGCCAAGGGGTCGCTCATCACCCGCGGTCTCGCCGAGACGACCCGGCTGGGCCTGGCGATGGGCGCCGACCCGCTCACCTTCTCCGGACTCGCGGGCCTCGGCGACCTGGTGGCGACCTGCTCCTCGCCGCTCTCCCGGAACCACACCTTCGGCACCAACCTCGGCAGGGGCATGACCCTGCAGGAGACCATCGCGGTCACCAAGCAGACCGCCGAGGGTGTCAAGTCCTGTGAATCCGTACTGGACTTGGCCCGTCGGCACGGCGTCGACATGCCCATCACCGAGACGGTCGTCGGTATCGTCCACGAGGGCAAGCCGACCGTCGTCGCTCTCAAGGAGCTGATGTCGCGCAGTGCCAAGCCTGAGCGACGTTGA
- a CDS encoding lysophospholipid acyltransferase family protein: protein MPRRRIGFWYRFAAVIAKPPLVVLINRDWHGMENIPADGGFITVVNHNSHVDPFAYAHFQYNTGRVPRFLAKSGLFKKGFIGAFMRGTGQIPVYRETTDALSAFRAAIEAVERGECVAFYPEGTITRDPDQWPMTGKTGAARVALQTKCPVIPVAQWGANELLPPYAKKLNVLPRKTSRVLAGPPVDLSRFYDEEMTPELLKEATEVLMAAITLQLEEIRGEKAPETPYDPKRERIEQRRRTSAAVEHRRPEQHNGALREQERQEEGQGK from the coding sequence GTGCCCCGCCGCAGAATCGGCTTCTGGTACCGCTTCGCAGCGGTGATCGCCAAACCGCCGCTGGTGGTTCTGATCAACCGGGACTGGCACGGAATGGAGAACATTCCGGCCGACGGCGGATTTATCACCGTGGTGAACCATAATTCGCACGTTGATCCCTTCGCCTACGCGCACTTTCAGTACAACACCGGCCGCGTTCCGCGATTCCTCGCGAAGAGCGGTCTTTTCAAGAAGGGATTCATCGGCGCCTTCATGCGAGGCACCGGGCAAATCCCCGTCTACCGCGAGACCACGGACGCGCTGAGCGCCTTCCGGGCCGCCATCGAGGCCGTGGAGCGCGGCGAGTGCGTGGCGTTCTACCCCGAGGGCACGATCACCCGGGATCCCGACCAGTGGCCGATGACCGGCAAGACCGGCGCCGCGCGCGTGGCCCTGCAGACCAAGTGCCCGGTGATCCCGGTCGCGCAGTGGGGCGCCAACGAACTGCTGCCGCCGTACGCCAAGAAACTCAACGTCCTGCCGCGCAAGACCTCGCGTGTCCTCGCGGGCCCGCCCGTGGACCTCTCGCGCTTCTACGACGAGGAGATGACCCCGGAGCTTCTGAAGGAGGCGACCGAGGTCCTCATGGCCGCCATCACCCTCCAGCTGGAGGAGATCCGCGGCGAGAAGGCGCCCGAGACGCCGTACGACCCCAAGCGGGAGCGCATCGAGCAGCGGCGCCGGACCTCCGCGGCGGTCGAGCACCGGCGGCCCGAGCAGCACAATGGAGCCCTGCGGGAACAAGAACGTCAGGAAGAGGGGCAGGGCAAGTGA
- the cofC gene encoding 2-phospho-L-lactate guanylyltransferase has product MQWTLVVPLKPLARAKSRLADTVGDGVRPGLALAFAQDTVAAALACGAVRGVVVVTDDPLAGRELAALGARIAPDDPQADPADGLNAALRHGAALVRAAHPQSPMAALNADLPALRPEELARVLDAAAEFPRAFLPDAAEIGTTLLTAAPGRALRPAFGPDSRLRHRRSGATELTPDKVDSVRQDVDTGDDLRAALALGVGPRTAAAAARLLTPGQ; this is encoded by the coding sequence GTGCAGTGGACCCTGGTCGTACCCCTGAAGCCTTTGGCGCGGGCCAAGAGCAGGCTCGCGGACACCGTCGGCGACGGGGTGCGCCCGGGGCTTGCCCTCGCGTTCGCGCAGGACACCGTGGCGGCGGCGCTGGCCTGCGGGGCGGTCCGCGGTGTGGTCGTCGTCACGGACGACCCGCTGGCCGGGCGCGAGCTGGCGGCGCTGGGCGCCCGGATCGCCCCGGACGACCCGCAGGCCGACCCCGCGGACGGCCTGAACGCGGCCCTGCGGCACGGGGCGGCGCTCGTTCGCGCCGCGCACCCGCAAAGCCCCATGGCGGCCCTGAACGCCGATCTGCCGGCATTGCGCCCCGAGGAATTGGCCCGCGTCCTGGACGCCGCCGCCGAATTCCCTCGCGCATTCCTTCCGGACGCCGCCGAAATCGGCACCACACTTCTCACCGCGGCCCCCGGCCGGGCCCTGCGCCCCGCCTTCGGCCCCGACTCCCGGCTGCGCCACCGCCGCTCGGGCGCGACGGAACTGACCCCGGACAAGGTGGACTCCGTACGCCAGGACGTGGACACCGGCGACGATCTGCGGGCGGCCCTGGCCCTGGGCGTCGGCCCTCGTACGGCCGCCGCGGCCGCGCGCCTGCTGACCCCGGGCCAGTAG
- a CDS encoding HU family DNA-binding protein has protein sequence MNKAQLVEAIADKVGGRQQAADAVDAVLDAIVRAVVAGDRVSVTGFGSFEKVDRPARYARNPQTGERVRVKKTSVPRFRAGQGFKDLVSGSKKLPRGGEVSVKKAPKGSLTGGASATVKKAAAKKTTAKKATTARKAAPAKRTTAAAKKTTATAKKTTAKKATSKTAAAKKTTAAAAKKTATAKKATATSAPAKKATAKKAPAKKSTARKTTAKKSAAR, from the coding sequence GTGAACAAGGCGCAGCTCGTAGAAGCGATTGCGGACAAGGTCGGTGGGCGTCAGCAGGCCGCCGACGCTGTCGACGCCGTTCTGGACGCCATCGTCCGCGCGGTCGTCGCCGGAGACCGGGTGTCGGTCACGGGGTTCGGTTCGTTCGAGAAGGTCGACCGTCCGGCCCGCTACGCCCGCAACCCGCAGACGGGTGAGCGGGTTCGGGTCAAGAAGACCTCCGTGCCGCGTTTCCGCGCGGGCCAGGGCTTCAAGGACCTGGTGAGCGGCTCGAAGAAGCTTCCGCGTGGTGGCGAGGTCTCGGTCAAGAAGGCGCCCAAGGGCAGCCTGACCGGCGGTGCCTCGGCCACGGTCAAGAAGGCCGCCGCGAAGAAGACCACGGCGAAGAAGGCGACCACCGCCCGCAAGGCGGCGCCGGCCAAGAGGACTACGGCCGCGGCGAAGAAGACGACCGCGACCGCGAAGAAGACCACGGCGAAGAAGGCGACGAGCAAGACCGCCGCCGCGAAGAAGACCACGGCCGCGGCCGCGAAGAAGACGGCCACGGCGAAGAAGGCGACCGCGACGAGCGCGCCGGCCAAGAAGGCCACGGCGAAGAAGGCGCCGGCCAAGAAGTCGACTGCTCGCAAGACCACCGCGAAGAAGTCTGCCGCCCGCTAG
- the leuD gene encoding 3-isopropylmalate dehydratase small subunit: MEAFTTHTGRAVPLRRGNVDTDQIIPAHWLKKVTRDGFEDGLFEAWRKDETFVLNLPERKGATVLVAGPDFGTGSSREHAVWALQNYGFKAVISSRFADIFRGNSLKNGLLTVVLEQQIVDALWELTEKDPEAEVTVDLEAREVRAEGITASFELDENSRWRLLNGLDDISITLQNEADISAYEAKRPSYKPRTLKV, from the coding sequence ATGGAAGCATTCACCACGCACACCGGCCGGGCCGTTCCGCTGCGCCGCGGCAACGTCGACACCGACCAGATCATCCCCGCCCACTGGCTCAAGAAGGTGACCAGGGACGGCTTCGAGGACGGGCTGTTCGAGGCCTGGCGCAAGGACGAGACCTTCGTCCTCAACCTGCCCGAGCGCAAGGGCGCCACTGTCCTGGTCGCCGGCCCCGACTTCGGCACCGGCTCCTCCCGTGAGCACGCCGTGTGGGCGCTGCAGAACTACGGCTTCAAGGCGGTCATCTCCTCCCGCTTCGCCGACATCTTCCGCGGTAACTCGCTCAAGAACGGCCTGCTCACGGTCGTGCTGGAGCAGCAGATCGTGGACGCGCTGTGGGAGCTCACCGAGAAGGACCCCGAGGCCGAGGTGACGGTCGACCTCGAGGCCCGCGAGGTGCGTGCCGAGGGCATCACCGCCTCCTTCGAGCTGGACGAGAACTCCCGCTGGCGGTTGCTGAACGGGCTGGACGACATCTCCATCACGCTCCAGAACGAGGCCGACATCTCCGCGTACGAGGCCAAGCGGCCCTCGTACAAGCCGCGGACGCTGAAGGTCTGA
- the leuC gene encoding 3-isopropylmalate dehydratase large subunit — translation MGRTLAEKVWDDHVVRRAEGEPDLLFIDLHLLHEVTSPQAFDGLRKSGRKVRRLDLTIATEDHNTPTLDIDKPIADPVSRVQLETLRANAAEFGVRLHPLGDVEQGVVHVVGPQLGLTQPGMTVVCGDSHTSTHGAFGGLAFGIGTSQVEHVLATQTLPLVRPKTMAITVEGELPEGVTAKDLILAIIAKIGTGGGQGYVLEYRGSAIEKLSMEARMTICNMSIEAGARAGMIAPDETTFEYLKGRPHAPEGEDWDAAVAYWKTLKTDEDAEFDAEVIIDGAALSPFVTWGTNPGQGAPLSASVPDPASYEDASERLAAEKALEYMGLEAGQPLKSINVDTVFVGSCTNGRIEDLRAAAELIKGRKVADGVRMLVVPGSARVGLQAVSEGLDVVFKEAGAEWRHAGCSMCLGMNPDQLAPGERSASTSNRNFEGRQGKGGRTHLVSPQVAAATAVLGHLASPADLSDAPVSAGV, via the coding sequence ATGGGTAGGACACTCGCGGAGAAGGTCTGGGACGACCACGTCGTCCGGCGCGCCGAGGGCGAGCCCGACCTCCTCTTCATCGATCTGCACCTGCTGCACGAGGTGACCAGCCCCCAGGCCTTCGACGGCCTCCGCAAGAGCGGGCGGAAGGTTCGCCGGCTCGACCTGACCATCGCGACCGAGGACCACAACACCCCCACCCTCGACATCGACAAGCCCATCGCGGACCCGGTCTCCCGTGTTCAGCTGGAGACACTGCGCGCGAACGCCGCCGAGTTCGGTGTGCGTCTGCATCCGCTGGGCGACGTCGAGCAGGGTGTCGTGCACGTCGTCGGCCCGCAGTTGGGTCTGACCCAGCCCGGCATGACGGTCGTCTGCGGTGACTCCCACACCTCCACGCACGGAGCCTTCGGCGGTCTGGCGTTCGGCATCGGCACCTCCCAGGTGGAGCATGTGCTGGCCACGCAGACCCTGCCGCTGGTCCGCCCCAAGACCATGGCGATCACGGTCGAGGGCGAGTTGCCCGAGGGCGTCACGGCCAAGGACCTGATCCTGGCGATCATCGCCAAGATCGGTACGGGCGGCGGCCAGGGCTATGTCCTGGAGTACCGCGGCTCCGCCATCGAGAAGCTCTCGATGGAGGCCCGGATGACCATCTGCAACATGTCGATCGAGGCCGGCGCCCGCGCGGGCATGATCGCCCCCGACGAGACGACCTTCGAGTACCTCAAGGGCCGTCCGCACGCCCCCGAGGGCGAGGACTGGGACGCGGCCGTCGCGTACTGGAAGACGCTGAAGACCGACGAGGACGCCGAGTTCGACGCCGAGGTGATCATCGACGGTGCCGCTCTGTCGCCGTTCGTCACCTGGGGCACCAACCCCGGTCAGGGCGCGCCGCTTTCGGCGTCGGTCCCCGACCCGGCTTCGTACGAGGACGCTTCGGAGCGCCTCGCCGCCGAAAAGGCCCTGGAGTACATGGGGTTGGAGGCCGGCCAGCCGCTGAAGTCCATCAACGTGGACACCGTCTTCGTAGGTTCGTGCACCAACGGCCGCATCGAGGACCTGCGCGCCGCCGCCGAGCTGATCAAGGGCCGCAAAGTCGCCGACGGCGTACGGATGCTGGTCGTCCCCGGCTCCGCGCGGGTCGGTCTGCAGGCCGTCTCCGAGGGCCTGGACGTCGTCTTCAAGGAGGCCGGCGCCGAGTGGCGGCACGCGGGCTGCTCGATGTGTCTGGGCATGAACCCGGACCAGCTGGCCCCGGGTGAGCGTTCCGCGTCCACCTCCAACCGCAACTTCGAGGGCCGGCAGGGCAAGGGCGGTCGTACGCACCTGGTCTCGCCGCAGGTCGCCGCCGCGACCGCCGTGCTGGGCCACCTGGCCTCGCCCGCCGACCTGTCCGACGCCCCTGTGTCCGCTGGAGTCTGA
- the ndgR gene encoding IclR family transcriptional regulator NdgR translates to MDNSSGVGVLDKAALVLSALESGPATLAGLVGATGLARPTAHRLAVALEHHRMVARDMQGRFILGPRLAELAAAAGEDRLLATAGPVLTHLRDITGESAQLYRRQGDMRICVAAAERLSGLRDTVPVGSTLTMKAGSSAQILMAWEEPERLHRGLQGARFTATALSGVRRRGWAQSIGEREPGVASVSAPVRGPSNRVVAAVSVSGPIERLTRHPGRMHAQAVIDAAARLSEALRRTG, encoded by the coding sequence ATGGACAACAGTAGCGGCGTCGGCGTTCTGGACAAGGCGGCCCTGGTCCTGAGCGCTCTGGAGTCCGGTCCGGCCACCCTCGCGGGTCTGGTCGGGGCCACCGGACTCGCACGACCCACGGCCCACCGCCTGGCCGTGGCATTGGAACACCACCGGATGGTGGCGCGCGACATGCAGGGCCGATTCATTCTCGGCCCCCGGCTGGCCGAGCTGGCCGCGGCCGCCGGCGAGGACCGCCTCCTCGCCACCGCCGGCCCGGTGCTCACGCACCTCCGCGACATCACGGGCGAGAGCGCTCAGCTCTATCGCCGCCAGGGCGACATGCGCATCTGCGTCGCCGCGGCCGAGCGTCTGTCCGGACTCCGGGACACGGTCCCGGTCGGCTCCACGCTCACGATGAAGGCCGGTTCGTCGGCCCAGATCCTGATGGCCTGGGAGGAGCCGGAGCGCCTGCACCGCGGCCTCCAGGGCGCCCGCTTCACAGCGACCGCGCTCTCGGGCGTACGCCGCCGGGGCTGGGCCCAGTCGATCGGCGAGCGCGAGCCGGGCGTCGCCTCGGTCTCCGCCCCCGTACGCGGCCCGTCCAACCGCGTGGTGGCGGCGGTCTCGGTGTCGGGCCCCATCGAGCGCCTGACCCGCCACCCCGGCCGTATGCACGCCCAGGCGGTCATCGACGCCGCAGCCCGCCTGTCGGAGGCCCTCCGCCGCACAGGCTGA
- a CDS encoding DUF4188 domain-containing protein — translation MFGKPVNAGRTTAAAEGDVVVLLIGMRINHFWAVHHWGPVIAAMPRMMRELRKDRSRGLLNAVLLTASPRTYYLVQYWESKEKLYEYAHAPDAFHRVAWAALNRKERKGKTRQHVGLWHETYVVPEGSYESIYADMPAFGLAAATGVLPIEGRGRTAKERFAHRG, via the coding sequence ATGTTCGGGAAGCCGGTCAACGCTGGTCGCACCACTGCGGCCGCCGAAGGTGATGTGGTGGTCCTGCTCATCGGCATGCGCATCAACCACTTCTGGGCCGTGCACCACTGGGGGCCGGTCATCGCGGCGATGCCGCGGATGATGCGGGAGCTGCGCAAGGACCGGAGCCGGGGGCTGCTGAACGCCGTGCTGCTCACGGCCTCGCCGCGGACGTACTACCTGGTCCAGTACTGGGAGTCCAAGGAGAAGCTGTACGAGTACGCGCACGCGCCCGACGCGTTCCACCGGGTGGCGTGGGCGGCGCTCAACCGCAAGGAGCGGAAGGGGAAGACCCGGCAGCATGTGGGGCTCTGGCATGAGACGTACGTGGTGCCAGAGGGGTCGTACGAGTCGATCTACGCCGATATGCCCGCGTTCGGCCTCGCGGCGGCTACCGGGGTGCTGCCGATCGAGGGGCGGGGGCGTACCGCGAAGGAGCGGTTCGCTCACCGGGGGTGA